A DNA window from Ostrea edulis chromosome 5, xbOstEdul1.1, whole genome shotgun sequence contains the following coding sequences:
- the LOC125652067 gene encoding keratinocyte-associated protein 2-like, with protein MAVNSGTSCVLSFTMALTSFAAMQMFKQQLAGSEYMTIVGGLLGSTVFFFILIGVGNLESTLFGSNFQTKLFPEVLFCLAVSMFASALVHRVCVTTCFLFSLVALYYINKISLNKYTAPVSATPVKASQSKKKK; from the exons CCGTTAACAGTGGTACGTCCTGTGTTCTGTCCTTTACCATGGCGCTGACATCGTTTGCCGCTATGCAGATGTTTAAACAACAGTTGGCAGGGTCAGAGTACATGACGATCGTAGGCGGACTTCTTGGGAGCACCGTTTTCTTCTtcattcttatt GGAGTTGGTAATTTAGAAAGCACATTATTTGGCAGTAACTTTCAAACCAAACTTTTCCCTGAAG TGCTTTTCTGCCTGGCTGTGTCCATGTTTGCCTCTGCCTTGGTTCATCGAGTTTGTGTCACCACTTG cTTTCTCTTCTCTCTGGTGGCTCTGTACTACATAAACAAGATCTCTTTGAATAAGTACACAGCACCTGTTTCTGCAACTCCAGTCAAAGCCTCACAAAGCAAAAAGAAGAAGTAG